The Euphorbia lathyris chromosome 2, ddEupLath1.1, whole genome shotgun sequence genome includes a window with the following:
- the LOC136218521 gene encoding pentatricopeptide repeat-containing protein At4g14190, chloroplastic codes for MLIMENVLTLQNNFITLWIWKDVSKSNTLSKTIFTKPSSHLCPLAAHNSTRHKTLLVESYHEHQKLRALLAQLNNKASCPLHMLQNKDHFWAVIRFLRLSSRSSEILQVFNLWKGIENSRINECDYEKIIVLLSEEGLMEDASSALIEMKRFGLRPSLQIYNSIIHGYSGNGKFNDALFYLNQIKQVKLTPESYTYDGLIQGYGKYKMYDEVGMSLKKMEMDGCSPDQATYNLVIQQFALAGLLTRMESSYQSMRSKKMILQSSTLIAMLEAYVNYGIVIKMEKAFKRVLNSNAHLKEDLVRKIAVVYIENLMFSRLNDLGIYLSSSRLKTDIVWCLRLLSSACSLSVKGMDYVVKEMEEAKVSWNATFVNIMLLAYLKMKDLARLRILLGEITNCLVKPDIVTVGILLDANEIGFYRTGTLETWRKMGILYRCVEMNTDALVLTAFGKGRFLAKCEEAYSSLDRNAREKKWTYSNIMDLVAKNNGKQADEES; via the exons ATGTTGATAATGGAGAATGTATTAACCCTGCAAAACAATTTCATAACTCTGTGGATTTGGAAAGATGTTAGTAAGAGCAACACATTATCCAAAACCATTTTTACTAAACCCTCGAGTCATCTCTGTCCTTTAGCTGCACACAATTCTACAAGGCACAAGACCCTCCTTGTTGAGAGTTATCATGAACATCAGAAACTCAGAGCGTTGCTTGCACAGCTCAACAACAAGGCCTCTTGCCCTTTGCATATGCTTCAGAATAAAGACCACTTCTGGGCTGTCATCAGATTCCTTAGACTTTCCTCCAGATCGTCAGAGATTCTTCAG GTGTTTAATTTGTGGAAAGGAATAGAAAACTCAAGAATTAATGAATGCGACTATGAGAAGATTATAGTGTTATTGAGTGAAGAAGGTCTAATGGAAGATGCATCATCAGCACTTATTGAAATGAAACGTTTTGGTTTGAGACCTTCGTTGCAGATTTACAACTCCATCATTCATGGTTATTCTGGAAATGGGAAGTTCAATGATGCTCTGTTTTATCTTAATCAAATAAAACAAGTCAAATTGACTCCAGAAAGCTATACTTACGACGGGCTGATTCAAGGTTATGGGAAGTACAAAATGTATGATGAGGTGGGTATGTCCttgaagaagatggagatgGATGGATGTTCACCTGATCAGGCAACCTATAATTTGGTCATACAACAATTTGCACTAGCCGGGTTGCTTACAAGAATGGAAAGTTCATATCAATCAATGAGATCAAAGAAGATGATATTGCAGTCTTCTACTTTGATTGCTATGCTTGAGGCTTATGTCAATTATGGGATTGTCATAAAGATGGAAAAAGCTTTTAAAAGGGTTTTGAACTCAAACGCCCATTTGAAGGAAGATTTAGTTAGAAAAATAGCTGTGGTTTATATTGAAAACCTAATGTTCTCAAGATTAAATGACTTGGGGATTTACCTGTCTTCTAGTCGCCTTAAGACTGATATTGTTTGGTGTTTACGCCTTCTTTCTAGTGCTTGTTCTTTGAGTGTAAAGGGAATGGATTATGTTGTTAAGGAGATGGAAGAAGCAAAAGTTTCTTGGAACGCGACATTTGTAAACATCATGCTACTAGCATACTTGAAGATGAAAGACTTGGCAAGGTTGAGGATTTTGCTGGGAGAGATAACAAATTGCCTTGTGAAGCCTGATATAGTCACAGTTGGAATTTTGTTAGACGCAAATGAGATAGGCTTTTACAGGACTGGAACTTTAGAGACATGGAGAAAAATGGGCATTTTGTACAGATGTGTCGAAATGAATACTGATGCGCTGGTTCTCACTGCATTTGGAAAGGGAAGATTCCTCGCAAAATGTGAAGAGGCATACTCCTCTCTTGACCGTAATGCCAGAGAAAAGAAGTGGACTTATTCCAATATCATGGATTTAGTGGCCAAGAATAATGGAAAACAGGCGGATGAAGAATCTTAG
- the LOC136218520 gene encoding protein PUTATIVE RECOMBINATION INITIATION DEFECT 1: protein MSMDEEEESSPSPASDPFQCSQGHRSSLSLPTQHGGSICLLCFSNLITNPLSLTFHVSYALSQLSLALSHPPFLHSLLSFHPHFLVSPLVSALSLFDDLPIARQLFVLISALCSSPHHSISDDFLIRVSHHISFGALAWSRLQVHMLHCFGILLNCSVNSPYDQIKDKDALLSNLVTGLQLPSEEIRGEILYVLYKLSNHPSANEHGDGADYLFTFCPKLLHLSLGALVKTQDDTVRLNCVAFLAILARKGFFENVYAYEASSMCSDEVGNFMQTTDQGADGLPLNLLFAEAIKGPLLSSDRQVQISTLDLIFHYLSWGAAPSKQIQLLVKENIVDYVFEILRLSECKDPVVSSCLLVLDLFSTAEKGFIERIVFGFPTLIPILHYVSEVPFYPAQHQMLKLILNGISDCPGIISTSHMEELVSVLTTMFKRHTDGEIGMSPETFIIICSIFAVLLKSPSFYGTPNMVTLVEEAASHAILACLDMSEKDPSQLLHALYLLKEAYGYGHEEITTNLCIIQLQSCILNICTSHILPWIITVVSEVDEEIILGIFETFHFMLLRDSDAQVTQFAKILVKSSWFSLAFGCLGLFPTAKMKLRVYLMLSSLADVLLGNDTGQSIRNAALDLPTDPIDLLFLLGQKTSQSLQLSGCQQAIFVILHISSLYNDRLADEKSVLVSLEQYILVNCNDATDALLMMQLVNLYGLYRSITEMDYRIPHSPEAEKILFNLVTENEWDLPSSRIHLMSLKWLFQQEKLIKPLSYQILKFCRSNDLGGTQIVVQGESDHIINTQIIAELATSEDNYAAKLFVCLLTELVEVESLDNDITLIVNLLATIISVSPAVANRLCLNGVCNVIRNIYYSSNLFSSPQTSVGTSVLVFCILHSVHPEVLHDDEPWLAVTVKLIDCLIFTMEEKTWSVEGLRAVAIFCLILHQSTRKVLFGASKAIVFNPSLASMINSAIHEACSMGPALSDHNEGTSIGETLVFALLLYYFSLKSLQVILPRPVDWQTLLNASCKKQPLSIISIFCDDLCRLMHFGCPLVKLVASYCLLEFLKVLSEQRNTENEEINCSIGVLSSMVAILEGMMFYNDIRVSINSSLCLSIISGWEEVGTKKTRVIADNTWCRLIVEEMAMSLAVPCLASKSFTNYHKPAVHVTVALLKLPNVPQWMRTVFDDPCISGIIKNLTASNVSSEMVLLLRQLVKSEFLKAEQLAALNRVLQECRNHIYAEDARNDCADEHMERKIGYTDDLGEVWEYLIHLMSSETETDVESVGFQNVKRLLEEIEMFFKTNSW from the exons ATGTCGatggatgaagaagaagaatcatcTCCATCTCCGGCTTCAGATCCTTTTCAATGCTCTCAAGGTCACCGGTCGTCTCTCTCTCTTCCTACTCAACACGGCGGTTCGATCTGTCTCCTCTGTTTCTCCAATCTCATCACCAATCCCCTCTCCCTTACCTTCCACGTTTCCTATGCTCTCTCTCAGCTCTCCCTTGCCCTTTCTCATCCTCCCTTCCTCcactctcttctctctttccatCCTCATTTCCTCGTCTCTCCTCTTGTCTCTGCTCTCTCCTTGTTCGATGACCTTCCCATCGCTCGTCAACTTTTTGTTCTTATCTCTGCTCTCTGTTCTTCCCCTCATCACTCCATCTCCGACGACTTTCTTATCAGAGTTTCTCATCACATTTCTTTCGGTGCCTTGGCATGGAGCCGTCTTCAGGTCCATATG CTTCACTGTTTCGGGATTCTCTTGAACTGTTCTGTAAATAGTCCCTATGATCAGATCAAAGATAAAGATGCCCTTTTATCCAATCTTGTGACAGGACTTCAGTTGCCAAG TGAGGAAATTCGGGGAGAAATCTTATATGTTCTATACAAACTATCTAACCATCCATCTGCAAATGAGCATGGCGACGGGGCTGACTATCTTTTCACCTTTTGTCCAAAGCTTTTGCATCTTTCACTAGGTGCTCTTGTGAAGACCCAGGATGATACAGTCAGGTTGAATTGTGTAG CGTTTTTGGCAATTCTTGCTCGGAAAGGTTTCTTTGAGAATGTGTATGCATATGAAGCGAGCAGCATGTGTTCTGATGAAGTTGGCAACTTCATGCAAACAACAGACCAGGGGGCAGATGGTCTTCCTCTAAACCTGTTATTTGCTGAGGCCATTAAAGGCCCACTTCTTTCATCAGACAGGCAAGTCCAAATCAGTACACTTGATCTGATCTTTCACTATCTGTCATGGGGAGCAGCTCCAAGCAAACAGATCCAACTTTTGGTGAAAGAAAACATCGTGGATTATGTGTTTGAAATACTAAGACTGTCAG AATGTAAGGATCCAGTTGTCAGCTCTTGCCTTCTGGTCCTTGATCTTTTCTCAACAGCTGAGAAAGGCTTCATAGAAAGAATTGTCTTTGGATTTCCGACACTGATTCCAATTCTTCATTATGTGTCTGAAGTTCCTTTTTATCCTGCACAACATCAAATGTTGAAGCTGATTCTGAACGGCATCTCTGATTGTCCTGGAATCATATCAACTTCCCATATGGAGGAACTAGTTTCTGTTTTGACAACGATGTTTAAGAGGCATACTGACGGGGAGATTGGCATGTCTCCGGAGACATTCATAATAATTTGCTCTATTTTTGCTGTGCTGTTGAAATCCCCATCTTTCTATGGAACTCCCAATATGGTGACTTTAGTTGAAGAAGCAGCAAGTCATGCCATTTTAGCATGTTTAGATATGTCTGAGAAAGATCCCAGTCAACTTTTGCATGCTTTATATCTTCTTAAAGAGGCATATGGATATGGTCATGAAGAAATAACAACCAACCTTTGTATCATACAGTTGCAAAGTTGCATTTTGAATATATGCACGTCACATATCTTACCTTGGATCATAACTGTCGTTAGTGAAGTGGATGAGGAAATTATCCTTGGAATATTTGAAACTTTTCATTTTATGCTGCTTCGAGATTCCGATGCCCAAGTCACACAATTTGCTAAGATATTGGTCAAGTCATCTTGGTTCAGTCTGGCATTTGGATGTCTAGGATTATTTCCTACAGCAAAAATGAAATTAAGAGTATACCTAATGCTCAGTTCACTTGCAGATGTTCTTCTAGGAAATGATACTGGGCAATCCATCAGAAATGCTGCTTTAGACCTTCCAACTGATCCTATTGATCTGCTGTTTCTTCTAGGACAGAAGACCTCCCAAAGTTTACAATTGTCTGGTTGTCAACAGGcaatttttgtgattttacATATTAGTTCTTTATATAATGACAG GCTTGCAGATGAGAAGTCTGTATTAGTGTCTCTTGAACAATATATTCTTGTCAACTGTAATGATGCCACAGATGCATTATTGATGATGCAACTGGTAAATCTTTATGGTTTGTATCGAAGTATCACTGAGATGGACTATCGGATCCCCCATAGTCCAGAAGCTGAGAAAATCCTGTTTAATCTGGTAACTGAAAATGAATGGGATTTGCCTTCTTCAAGAATTCACTTGATGTCGCTGAAGTGGCTTTTCCAGCAAGAGAAACTAATTAAGCCTTTGTCTTACCAAATACTAAAATTTTGCCGGAGTAATGACCTAGGTGGGACTCAGATTGTTGTTCAAGGGGAAAGTGATCATATTATAAATACGCAAATAATTGCAGAGTTGGCAACATCAGAAGACAACTATGCAGCAAAACTTTTTGTATGTCTATTGACTGAGCTAGTAGAAGTAGAGAGCCTGGATAATGACATTACATTAATAGTAAATCTCTTGGCAACAATAATTAGCGTCTCTCCAGCTGTGGCAAACCGATTATGTTTGAATGGAGTATGCAATGTAATCCGGAATATCTATTACAGCTCCAATCTCTTTTCTTCCCCACAGACATCTGTTGGCACCTCAGTTTTAGTGTTCTGTATTTTACATTCAGTGCACCCAGAAGTACTGCACGATGATGAACCATGGCTTGCAGTGACTGTCAAG TTGATTGATTGCCTCATCTTTACAATGGAAGAGAAAACATGGTCAGTTGAAGGTCTGCGAGCAGTTGCCATTTTTTGCTTAATTTTGCATCAATCCACCCGCAAAGTGTTGTTTGGAGCCTCAAAAGCCATAGTTTTTAATCCTTCTTTGGCATCCATGATAAACAGTGCCATTCATGAGGCCTGTTCAATGGGTCCTGCTTTGTCTGATCACAACGAGGGGACAAGTATTGGTGAAACTCTTGTTTTTGCGCTCTTACTGTactatttttctttaaaaag TTTGCAGGTTATCCTCCCTCGTCCTGTGGATTGGCAAACCTTATTGAATGCATCATGTAAGAAGCAGCCATTGTCAATTATTAGCATTTTCTGTGATGACTTGTGCAGGCTAATGCATTTTGGGTGTCCTCTAGTCAAGCTTGTTGCTTCGTATTGCTTGTTGGAGTTCCTTAAAGTATTATCAGAACAGAGAAACACAGAAAATGAAGAGATAAATTGCTCCATAGGTGTTTTATCATCCATGGTCGCTATACTTGAAGGCATGATGTTTTACAATGACATCAGGGTTTCTATAAACAGCAGTCTGTGCCTATCAATAATTTCAGGATGGGAAGAAGTGGGAACAAAGAAGACAAGAGTAATTGCAGATAATACGTGGTGCAGACTGATCGTTGAAGAGATGGCAATGTCTTTGGCTGTTCCCTGCTTAGCATCAAAATCTTTTACTAATTATCACAAGCCTGCTGTACACGTGACAGTTGCATTACTAAAGCTTCCAAATGTTCCTCAGTGGATGAGGACTGTGTTTGATGATCCCTGCATTTCAGGTATAATTAAAAACCTTACAGCCAGTAATGTTAGCTCTGAGATGGTTCTTTTACTTCGGCAACTGGTGAAGTCTGAGTTCTTAAAGGCTGAGCAACTTGCTGCATTAAATAGGGTACTTCAG GAATGCAGGAACCATATATATGCTGAAGATGCTCGAAATGATTGCGCAGATGAACACATGGAGAGAAAAATTGGGTATACAGATGACCTGGGAGAAGTTTGGGAGTATCTCATTCATTTGATGTCATCTGAGACAGAGACAGATGTAGAATCTGTAGGTTTTCAGAATGTGAAGAGATTGTTAGAAGAAATAGAAATGTTTTTCAAGACTAACAGTTGGTGA